Genomic segment of Candidatus Binatia bacterium:
ACGAACCGACCAACGGTCTCGATCCCGCCGTCGAAGCGGCGTTTCTCGGTTTGCTCTTCGAGCTCCAGCGCAGCGAGGCGCGCGCCATCGCCTTCGTTACGCACGACCTCGGCATTGCCGCGGCGCATGCGACGCACGTAGCGCTGTTCCACGACGGACGAGTGCTCGCCGGCGCTCGCGCCGAAGTGCTCACCGCCGACAACCTCGAGTGCATCTACGGGATCCACTTGCCGGACGAGGTGCTGTTGCCGGTCGCTTCATTGGGGGGGCACCATTGATCGCCGACTTCCTCGCTTCCTGGCCGCTGTTTCAGCACACGTATCTGGCCGGCTGGCTGATTGGCGTCGTCCTGGCTCTGATTGGGGTGGTGGTGGTGGCGCGGGACCAGATCTTCCTCGGGGCCGCGGTCTCGCAGGCATCGATGCTCGGTATCGCCGTGGGGATGCTATTCGGCAGCGCTTCCGGGGCAAGCGATTGCTCCTGGTGCCGTTCGGACTGGGCGCTGTCGGTGTGGGGCGGGTGCTTTGCGGTGGTCGGGGCTCTGGCCCCAAGTGTCATTCGTGGCGAGAGCACCGAGGCGGTGACGGGATGGGTGTTCATCACCGGCGCGAGCCTGGCGATTGTCCTGATGGCCCACAGCCCGCACGGCCTCGAGGATATCCACCGTCTGATGTCGAGCACTATCATCGGCGCGACGGCTGAGGACGTCGCGGCGTTTGCGCTCCTGACTCTGGCGGCGGTGGGGGTTCTCGTGGCGACCTTGCCGCGGGTGCTGTTGCTGGTGCTCGACCCGGAGATGGCGGCGGCCGTAGGCATGCGGGTGGAGGTATGGGAGCGGGTTCTCTCCGTGGTGTTCGGCGTCGCCGTTGGCGTTTCGATCCGGGTGGCCGGGATGGTCTACGCGTTCGCCTGTCTGGTTCTGCCGGCGCTGGTTGCGCGCAACGTCTGCCGTGAGGTGCGGAGCATGTTCCTGGTGGCGCCGCTGGTCGCCCTCGTCTCGGGGATGGTTGCTTTCGTGCTGGCCAACCACCACGACCTCCCTCCGGGACAGGTTGGAGCGGCGTTACTTGCCGGCGGGGTGGCGCTGTCGTGGGTCGTGCGGGCGGTGCGGCCCGTCTGAGCGCGCAAGCGCTTGCCGGCAGACGGCCGCTTGCCTAGAAGGCGCGGGTGGCAATGGACTGGGGGGATCGGTTTGCTCGTTACGGATGGCTGGTCGGCCTGGCGGCGATCGCCGCGGCGCAGACTGCTATCCGCGTTTGGCCGGCGAGCAGCC
This window contains:
- a CDS encoding metal ABC transporter permease, with the protein product MIADFLASWPLFQHTYLAGWLIGVVLALIGVVVVARDQIFLGAAVSQASMLGIAVGMLFGSASGASDCSWCRSDWALSVWGGCFAVVGALAPSVIRGESTEAVTGWVFITGASLAIVLMAHSPHGLEDIHRLMSSTIIGATAEDVAAFALLTLAAVGVLVATLPRVLLLVLDPEMAAAVGMRVEVWERVLSVVFGVAVGVSIRVAGMVYAFACLVLPALVARNVCREVRSMFLVAPLVALVSGMVAFVLANHHDLPPGQVGAALLAGGVALSWVVRAVRPV